From a single Fusobacterium pseudoperiodonticum genomic region:
- a CDS encoding peptidase U32 family protein encodes MKKAELLAPAGNMEKFKMALHYGADAVFMGGKMFNLRAGSNNFSDEELEEAVNYAHERGKRVYVTLNIIPHNDELDALPDYVKFLERIGVDGVIVADLGVFQVVKENSNLNISISTQASNTNWRSVKMWKDMGAKRVVLAREISLENIKEIREKVPDIELEVFVHGAMCMAISGRCLLSNYMTGRDANRGDCAQACRWKYSLVEETRPGETMPVYEDEHGTYIFNSKDLCTIEMIDKILDAGVDSLKIEGRMKGIYYVSNCVKVYKDALNSYYSGNFEYNPEWRNELESISNRSYTEGFYHGKAGKESLNYNNRNSYSQTHKLVAKIEKKLSDNEYLVAIRNKLFVGQAVQIVSPEIKVRDFIMPEMILLDKMGRETESVESANPNSFVKIKTDIPMNELDMLRIVL; translated from the coding sequence TTGAAAAAAGCGGAATTACTAGCACCTGCTGGGAATATGGAAAAATTTAAGATGGCACTACACTATGGAGCAGATGCTGTATTTATGGGTGGAAAGATGTTTAATTTGAGGGCTGGAAGTAATAACTTTTCTGATGAAGAATTAGAAGAAGCTGTTAACTATGCTCATGAAAGAGGAAAAAGAGTCTATGTAACTCTTAATATAATTCCACACAATGATGAATTGGATGCTTTACCAGACTATGTAAAGTTCTTAGAAAGAATAGGAGTAGATGGAGTTATAGTTGCAGACTTGGGAGTATTCCAAGTTGTAAAAGAAAATTCCAACTTAAACATAAGTATCAGTACACAGGCAAGTAACACAAACTGGAGATCAGTTAAAATGTGGAAAGATATGGGAGCAAAAAGAGTTGTACTTGCAAGAGAAATTTCTTTAGAAAACATTAAAGAAATTAGAGAAAAAGTACCTGATATAGAATTAGAAGTTTTTGTGCACGGAGCTATGTGTATGGCAATTTCTGGAAGATGTCTACTTAGCAACTATATGACAGGTAGAGATGCAAACAGAGGAGACTGTGCTCAAGCATGTAGATGGAAGTATTCTTTGGTTGAGGAAACAAGACCAGGAGAAACTATGCCAGTATATGAAGATGAACATGGAACATATATCTTCAACTCAAAAGATTTGTGTACTATAGAAATGATAGATAAAATCTTAGATGCAGGAGTAGATTCACTTAAAATTGAAGGAAGAATGAAAGGAATTTACTATGTTTCAAACTGTGTAAAAGTATATAAAGATGCATTAAATTCTTACTATAGTGGAAATTTTGAATATAATCCTGAATGGAGAAATGAGCTTGAATCTATTTCAAATAGATCATATACAGAAGGTTTCTACCATGGAAAAGCAGGAAAAGAATCTCTAAACTATAACAATAGAAATTCATATAGCCAAACTCATAAATTAGTTGCTAAGATTGAGAAAAAGCTAAGTGACAATGAATATCTAGTAGCTATTAGAAATAAATTGTTTGTTGGACAAGCAGTTCAAATTGTTAGTCCAGAAATAAAAGTTAGAGACTTCATAATGCCTGAAATGATACTATTAGATAAAATGGGTAGAGAAACAGAAAGTGTTGAATCTGCTAATCCAAATTCATTTGTAAAGATAAAAACAGATATACCTATGAATGAACTAGATATGTTAAGAATAGTTTTATAG
- the dnaB gene encoding replicative DNA helicase: MEFEELNRIPYSLEAERALIGGIFFDVNSLDEIKYIIKSDDFYKKEHAEIYRAIENLFSESRGVDPILVVEEIKKSDLKNEEEILQVLTEIIDENTSSYNLLEYAELIKEKAMLRRLGQVGMEITKTAYTDVRTAEEIMDEAEAKVLNLSKNILKNSIVDMRTASLDEMRRIDNVTANRGKTLGIPTGFVDLDRMTSGLNNSDLIILAARPAMGKTAFALNLALNAAKEKKNVLIFSLEMPVQQLYQRLLAMESGISQNKLRNVYLEEDEWNKLTLATTSLSNLGIYVADLPHTNVLEIRSYARNMKTQGLLDLIIIDYLQLINGTGKGRGSEASRQQEISDISRALKGLARELDVPVIALSQLSRAVESRVDRRPMLSDLRESGAIEQDADIVAFLYREEYYIPDTENKGITELIIGKHRNGATGTVKLNFLSEFTKFTSYTDQVN; the protein is encoded by the coding sequence ATGGAATTTGAAGAACTAAATAGGATTCCTTATAGTTTGGAGGCTGAAAGGGCTCTAATAGGAGGAATTTTCTTTGATGTAAATTCTTTAGATGAAATAAAGTACATTATTAAGTCAGATGATTTCTATAAAAAAGAGCATGCTGAAATATATAGAGCTATTGAGAATCTTTTTTCTGAAAGCAGAGGAGTAGATCCTATTTTAGTAGTTGAAGAGATTAAAAAAAGTGATTTAAAAAATGAAGAAGAGATTCTTCAAGTATTGACTGAAATTATAGATGAAAATACTAGTTCATATAATCTTTTAGAATATGCTGAATTGATAAAAGAAAAGGCTATGTTAAGAAGATTAGGACAGGTAGGAATGGAAATCACCAAGACTGCATATACTGATGTTAGAACTGCTGAAGAAATTATGGATGAAGCAGAAGCAAAAGTTTTAAATTTATCTAAAAATATACTTAAAAATAGCATAGTAGATATGAGAACTGCAAGTTTAGATGAAATGAGAAGAATAGATAATGTAACTGCAAATCGTGGTAAAACATTAGGGATACCAACTGGTTTTGTCGATTTAGATAGAATGACAAGTGGATTGAATAATTCTGACTTAATAATCCTAGCTGCAAGACCAGCCATGGGGAAAACAGCTTTTGCTTTAAACTTAGCGTTGAATGCTGCTAAGGAAAAGAAAAATGTTTTAATTTTTAGTCTTGAGATGCCTGTTCAACAGCTATATCAAAGACTTTTAGCAATGGAATCAGGAATTTCTCAAAATAAATTAAGAAATGTTTATCTTGAAGAAGATGAATGGAATAAGTTGACATTGGCAACAACTAGCTTATCTAATTTGGGTATATATGTTGCCGATTTACCACATACAAATGTTTTAGAGATAAGATCTTATGCGAGAAATATGAAAACTCAAGGTCTTTTAGATTTAATAATAATAGACTATTTACAATTAATAAATGGAACTGGGAAAGGTAGAGGCTCTGAAGCAAGTAGACAGCAAGAAATTTCTGATATATCAAGAGCATTGAAAGGACTTGCAAGAGAATTAGATGTACCTGTAATAGCTCTTTCACAATTATCGAGAGCTGTTGAAAGTAGAGTTGACAGAAGACCTATGCTTTCAGATTTGAGAGAATCTGGAGCCATAGAACAAGATGCCGATATAGTTGCTTTTCTTTACAGAGAAGAGTACTATATACCTGACACTGAAAACAAGGGAATTACTGAATTAATTATTGGTAAACACAGAAATGGAGCTACTGGAACAGTAAAGCTTAATTTCTTAAGTGAATTCACGAAATTCACAAGTTATACAGATCAAGTAAATTAA
- the rplI gene encoding 50S ribosomal protein L9 yields the protein MAKIQVILLEDVAGQGRKGEIVTVSDGYAHNFLLKGKKGVLATPEELQKIESRKKKEAKKLEEERNKSLELKKILEAKTLNISVKAGENGKLFGAITSKEIASHIKDELGLDIDKKKIEANIKALGPDEVVIKLFTDVKAVVKINVVAK from the coding sequence ATGGCAAAAATACAAGTTATACTTTTAGAAGATGTGGCAGGACAAGGAAGAAAAGGGGAAATAGTTACAGTATCTGATGGATATGCTCATAACTTCCTTTTAAAAGGAAAAAAAGGAGTTTTAGCTACTCCTGAAGAATTACAAAAAATAGAAAGCAGAAAGAAAAAAGAAGCTAAAAAGCTTGAAGAAGAAAGAAATAAATCTTTAGAATTAAAAAAAATATTAGAAGCTAAAACTTTAAATATTTCAGTTAAAGCTGGAGAAAATGGAAAACTATTTGGAGCAATAACAAGCAAAGAAATAGCAAGTCATATTAAAGATGAATTAGGTCTAGATATAGATAAAAAGAAAATAGAAGCAAATATAAAAGCTTTAGGACCTGATGAAGTAGTAATAAAACTATTTACAGATGTAAAGGCAGTAGTAAAAATAAATGTAGTTGCAAAATAA